In Sorghum bicolor cultivar BTx623 chromosome 10, Sorghum_bicolor_NCBIv3, whole genome shotgun sequence, one genomic interval encodes:
- the LOC110430931 gene encoding uncharacterized protein LOC110430931 isoform X2 — protein sequence MWRRRQQQQHGQSRGCFGCCAKPTPITAVDEPSKRLRIQGRSVRKASLSEDFWSTSAREMENSGIQSQRSISSISTVAQSSDQHAAGSSSNPNEFVNQGLMLWNQTRQQWVGSKKRHSRSQQPREPKLSWNTTYETLIGSNKPFAQSIPLGEMVDLLVDAWDQEGLYD from the exons atgtggcggcggcggcagcagcagcagcatgggCAG AGCAGAGGTTGCTTTGGATGCTGTGCTAAGCCAACTCCAATAACAGCAGTAGACGAGCCTTCCAAACGGTTGAGGATCCAGGGGCGCTCGGTGAGGAAGGCTAGCCTGTCGGAGGACTTTTGGAGCACAAGTGCTCGTGAGATGGAGAACAGCGGGATCCAATCGCAGAGGAGCATATCTTCGATCAGCACGGTGGCTCAGTCCAGCGATCAGCATGCAGCAGGAAGTAGCAGCAACCCGAATGAGTTTGTGAATCAAG GTCTTATGCTCTGGAACCAGACCAGACAACAGTGGGTTGGAAGCAAAAAACGCCACTCTAGATCTCAACAGCCTCGAGAACCAAAATTAAG TTGGAACACAACGTATGAGACTCTGATAGGAAGCAATAAGCCATTCGCCCAGTCGATACCTCTTGGT GAAATGGTAGATTTGCTTGTGGACGCTTGGGATCAAGAAGGCCTTTATGATTAG
- the LOC8082265 gene encoding uncharacterized protein LOC8082265 yields the protein MTVVKVEEVAKADENPALVGGLDDEAETGYVSPDDDEDDETDSDGDYEIPSGGDGVPELRKGPWTPDEDKRLKTYVEAHGEGNWNKVQRNAGLNRCGKSCRLRWANHLRPDLKKGPFDAEEVDKIIRFHIMWGNKWAKMASHLPGRTDNEIKNYWNTRLKRNQRHGLPMYPEYMLSQVMHPHQDMNCETPGESPGKKKLNEYAKEKVVDMHDLIDEVMTFQHLDYDKDPVVPTKPLKRYASTGSLQKPDETEKTFCSIDLDYILTKSQSMPLGSAIASGYPPELSSFQSSSYTPLSNDWLLQCPSASVEQQIIQSPESISSQTTGLLGASVHNSGILDDPTKSGRSFEIPIPMVYPMMHSSSVFGNSEHEGCPITKIQASNLSSGSDAVFNLGQCYPGVSFSDPGIPDTPLGASFYTAPPEASFLNDTTPLEPSFLNDNLKDQSHLYLQGPKSLTDGGQWFDPCHKLDFPGP from the exons ATGACGGTGGTGAaggtggaggaggtggcgaaGGCGGACGAGAACCCTGCGCTGGTTGGAGGGCTGGACGATGAGGCCGAGACGGGGTATGTCTCGCCCGACGACGACGAAGACGACGAGACCGACAGCGACGGGGACTACGAGATCCccagcggcggcgacggcgtgcCCGAGCTGAGGAAGGGTCCATGGACGCCCGACGAGGACAAGCGTCTCAAGACCTACGTGGAGGCGCACGGCGAGGGGAACTGGAACAAGGTGCAGCGGAACGCCGGGCTCAACCGCTGCGGCAAGAGCTGCCGCCTCCGCTGGGCAAACCACCTCAGGCCCGATCTCAAGAAGGGGCCCTTCGACGCTGAGGAGGTCGACAAGATCATCAGGTTTCACATCATGTGGGGCAACAAGTGGGCCAAGATGGCCTCCCAT TTGCCTGGTCGCACAGATAATGAAATTAAAAACTATTGGAATACCAGATTGAAGAGGAATCAGAGACATGGTTTGCCTATGTATCCAGAATATATGCTTTCTCAGGTTATGCATCCGCATCAAGACATGAACTGTGAAACTCCTGGAGAGTCACCTGGCAAGAAAAAGTTAAATGAGTATGCAaaagaaaaggttgttgacatgCATGATCTTATAGATGAGGTAATGACATTCCAGCACCTTGACTATGATAAGGATCCAGTGGTTCCAACAAAACCTTTGAAACGCTATGCATCTACTGGTAGTCTGCAAAAGCCAGATGAGACTGAGAAAACCTTTTGTTCCATTGATTTGGACTATATATTGACAAAGAGTCAGTCAATGCCTCTTGGTAGTGCCATTGCCAGTGGCTATCCACCAGAGCTCTCTTCATTCCAAAGTTCCAGCTATACCCCCCTAAGTAATGACTGGTTGCTTCAATGTCCTTCAGCTTCTGTGGAACAACAAATCATTCAATCTCCAGAATCCATCTCGTCACAAACCACTGGTCTGCTGGGTGCAAGCGTTCACAACAGTGGTATACTTGATGACCCCACAAAGTCTGGAAGATCTTTTGAAATACCGATTCCTATGGTATACCCTATGATGCATTCTTCTTCAGTCTTCGGTAACTCTGAACACGAGGGCTGTCCAATTACTAAAATTCAAGCTTCAAACTTGTCTTCAG gtTCAGATGCTGTTTTCAATCTTGGCCAGTGTTATCCAGGTGTTAGTTTTTCTGATCCTGGGATCCCTGATACACCACTGGGAGCAAGTTTCTATACTGCACCACCAGAAGCAAGTTTCTTGAATGATACTACACCACTTGAACCAAGTTTCTTGAATGATAATTTGAAGGACCAGTCACATCTCTACTTGCAGGGACCTAAGTCGTTGACTGATGGAGGCCAATGGTTTGATCCTTGTCACAAGCTTGACTTCCCAGGTCCGTGA
- the LOC110430931 gene encoding uncharacterized protein LOC110430931 isoform X4: MLLTCRSLSTWSRGCFGCCAKPTPITAVDEPSKRLRIQGRSVRKASLSEDFWSTSAREMENSGIQSQRSISSISTVAQSSDQHAAGSSSNPNEFVNQGLMLWNQTRQQWVGSKKRHSRSQQPREPKLSWNTTYETLIGSNKPFAQSIPLGEMVDLLVDAWDQEGLYD, from the exons ATGCTGCTGACCTGCAGGTCCCTCTCCACCTGG AGCAGAGGTTGCTTTGGATGCTGTGCTAAGCCAACTCCAATAACAGCAGTAGACGAGCCTTCCAAACGGTTGAGGATCCAGGGGCGCTCGGTGAGGAAGGCTAGCCTGTCGGAGGACTTTTGGAGCACAAGTGCTCGTGAGATGGAGAACAGCGGGATCCAATCGCAGAGGAGCATATCTTCGATCAGCACGGTGGCTCAGTCCAGCGATCAGCATGCAGCAGGAAGTAGCAGCAACCCGAATGAGTTTGTGAATCAAG GTCTTATGCTCTGGAACCAGACCAGACAACAGTGGGTTGGAAGCAAAAAACGCCACTCTAGATCTCAACAGCCTCGAGAACCAAAATTAAG TTGGAACACAACGTATGAGACTCTGATAGGAAGCAATAAGCCATTCGCCCAGTCGATACCTCTTGGT GAAATGGTAGATTTGCTTGTGGACGCTTGGGATCAAGAAGGCCTTTATGATTAG
- the LOC110430931 gene encoding uncharacterized protein LOC110430931 isoform X3, producing the protein MSCGGGGSSSSMGRGCFGCCAKPTPITAVDEPSKRLRIQGRSVRKASLSEDFWSTSAREMENSGIQSQRSISSISTVAQSSDQHAAGSSSNPNEFVNQGLMLWNQTRQQWVGSKKRHSRSQQPREPKLSWNTTYETLIGSNKPFAQSIPLGEMVDLLVDAWDQEGLYD; encoded by the exons ATGTcatgtggcggcggcggcagcagcagcagcatgggCAG AGGTTGCTTTGGATGCTGTGCTAAGCCAACTCCAATAACAGCAGTAGACGAGCCTTCCAAACGGTTGAGGATCCAGGGGCGCTCGGTGAGGAAGGCTAGCCTGTCGGAGGACTTTTGGAGCACAAGTGCTCGTGAGATGGAGAACAGCGGGATCCAATCGCAGAGGAGCATATCTTCGATCAGCACGGTGGCTCAGTCCAGCGATCAGCATGCAGCAGGAAGTAGCAGCAACCCGAATGAGTTTGTGAATCAAG GTCTTATGCTCTGGAACCAGACCAGACAACAGTGGGTTGGAAGCAAAAAACGCCACTCTAGATCTCAACAGCCTCGAGAACCAAAATTAAG TTGGAACACAACGTATGAGACTCTGATAGGAAGCAATAAGCCATTCGCCCAGTCGATACCTCTTGGT GAAATGGTAGATTTGCTTGTGGACGCTTGGGATCAAGAAGGCCTTTATGATTAG
- the LOC110430931 gene encoding uncharacterized protein LOC110430931 isoform X1, which translates to MLLTCRSLSTWVRRLVACMGGCFGCCAKPTPITAVDEPSKRLRIQGRSVRKASLSEDFWSTSAREMENSGIQSQRSISSISTVAQSSDQHAAGSSSNPNEFVNQGLMLWNQTRQQWVGSKKRHSRSQQPREPKLSWNTTYETLIGSNKPFAQSIPLGEMVDLLVDAWDQEGLYD; encoded by the exons ATGCTGCTGACCTGCAGGTCCCTCTCCACCTGGGTGCGCCGCCTCGTCGCTTGCATGGG AGGTTGCTTTGGATGCTGTGCTAAGCCAACTCCAATAACAGCAGTAGACGAGCCTTCCAAACGGTTGAGGATCCAGGGGCGCTCGGTGAGGAAGGCTAGCCTGTCGGAGGACTTTTGGAGCACAAGTGCTCGTGAGATGGAGAACAGCGGGATCCAATCGCAGAGGAGCATATCTTCGATCAGCACGGTGGCTCAGTCCAGCGATCAGCATGCAGCAGGAAGTAGCAGCAACCCGAATGAGTTTGTGAATCAAG GTCTTATGCTCTGGAACCAGACCAGACAACAGTGGGTTGGAAGCAAAAAACGCCACTCTAGATCTCAACAGCCTCGAGAACCAAAATTAAG TTGGAACACAACGTATGAGACTCTGATAGGAAGCAATAAGCCATTCGCCCAGTCGATACCTCTTGGT GAAATGGTAGATTTGCTTGTGGACGCTTGGGATCAAGAAGGCCTTTATGATTAG